A genomic segment from Clostridia bacterium encodes:
- a CDS encoding flavodoxin family protein: MAKVILLSGSPRAKGNTMLVLEACGEVIRQEGLEAEIISLHNKQIRSCIACYRCGELGKCSLDDGLNEIMEKVKEAQGLIVGAPVYFGTARGDLMSALQRIGMVSGHNGRWLSWKVGGPIAVGRRGGLTSSYQEMLMFYFINEMIVPGSTYWNIVFGRNPGEALNDTEGFEVAKRFAGNVAKLIKKLES, from the coding sequence TTGGCTAAAGTTATTTTGCTGTCAGGAAGCCCGAGGGCAAAGGGAAACACCATGCTGGTACTGGAAGCTTGCGGTGAGGTCATCCGGCAGGAAGGTTTGGAAGCGGAGATCATCTCCCTGCATAATAAGCAGATTCGCTCCTGTATTGCTTGTTACAGGTGCGGGGAACTGGGCAAATGTTCCCTGGACGACGGCTTGAATGAGATTATGGAAAAAGTAAAAGAGGCGCAGGGTCTCATTGTAGGCGCGCCGGTGTACTTCGGTACGGCACGGGGCGATTTAATGTCCGCCCTGCAGCGCATTGGTATGGTGTCCGGCCATAACGGCCGCTGGCTCAGTTGGAAGGTCGGGGGGCCCATTGCTGTCGGGCGGAGGGGCGGACTGACCAGCAGTTACCAGGAAATGCTGATGTTTTATTTCATTAATGAAATGATCGTCCCCGGCTCCACTTATTGGAATATTGTGTTCGGCAGGAATCCCGGGGAAGCGCTCAATGACACCGAGGGCTTTGAAGTAGCAAAAAGATTTGCCGGTAATGTAGCTAAGTTGATCAAGAAGTTGGAAAGCTGA
- a CDS encoding DUF3786 domain-containing protein produces MNDVPGNWRPAYEEALRQFQKQPNPHRMAENTGASFQGDPGGEKGRFVLTYCGADYYISYPEGKITAAADETARVPASVQTCILLYMAQAVPVPKGEAWKTFKDLPQGYHHWAPFVLEALEPLVKGFGHDLDAFASAAEALGGRRIAAGDQGYEFAVLPRIDLQVILRAGDEEFPPQANILFNENCVMQLDTATLYMIGIDLSRRLLHQARKLEGGVS; encoded by the coding sequence ATGAATGATGTGCCGGGTAACTGGCGGCCTGCCTATGAGGAGGCCTTAAGACAATTTCAAAAGCAGCCCAACCCGCACCGGATGGCGGAGAACACCGGCGCTTCTTTCCAAGGGGATCCAGGCGGGGAAAAAGGGCGCTTTGTCCTTACCTATTGCGGTGCGGATTACTATATTTCTTATCCCGAAGGTAAGATTACAGCCGCTGCGGATGAAACAGCCCGGGTGCCTGCCAGTGTGCAGACATGCATCCTGCTGTACATGGCGCAAGCGGTTCCCGTGCCGAAGGGAGAGGCATGGAAAACCTTTAAGGACCTGCCCCAGGGATATCATCACTGGGCCCCTTTTGTGCTTGAGGCCCTGGAACCGCTGGTGAAGGGCTTCGGTCATGATTTAGACGCTTTCGCCTCGGCGGCCGAGGCCTTAGGGGGCAGGCGCATCGCCGCCGGTGATCAAGGGTATGAGTTTGCCGTACTGCCCAGGATTGATCTGCAGGTGATTTTGCGGGCCGGAGATGAGGAGTTCCCGCCGCAGGCCAATATACTATTTAATGAGAACTGTGTGATGCAGTTGGATACGGCCACCTTATATATGATCGGGATTGACCTGAGCCGGAGGCTGCTGCACCAGGCTCGCAAGCTCGAGGGCGGTGTGAGTTGA
- a CDS encoding cation transporter — protein MWKWSADFLLRLFVKDYEQVDAPEVRKKYGFLEGWVSILVNILLFGMKLFFGLIINSVSLIADAVHTLADVITSAIVLVSFKVASKPGDHEHPFGHGRAEQIATLIIAVLLGLVGLEFGKESVERLLRPQAVDYNLLVMGAILISALIKEWMYRFAKYLAEKIDSAALLGDAWHHRTDAFASLGVGIGLLGVLLGYPRVDAVLGLIVSGLILFTAYEIGKDCSDRLLGRRPPEEMVAAITDCAMEVEGVLGIHRIELHEYGPRQYVTAHLEVAPELDVVEAHQISDLVEERISRKLGASVSIHIEPKI, from the coding sequence GTGTGGAAGTGGTCTGCCGATTTCTTACTCCGGCTTTTTGTGAAAGATTACGAGCAGGTGGATGCTCCAGAGGTAAGAAAGAAATACGGGTTTTTAGAGGGCTGGGTCAGTATCCTGGTCAATATCCTGCTGTTTGGGATGAAGCTGTTCTTCGGCCTCATTATAAACAGTGTGTCCTTAATTGCTGATGCGGTGCACACCCTGGCCGACGTTATTACTTCCGCCATTGTGCTGGTGAGTTTCAAGGTGGCCAGCAAACCCGGGGACCATGAACATCCTTTTGGCCACGGCCGGGCGGAGCAGATTGCTACTCTCATCATTGCCGTCTTGCTGGGATTGGTGGGGTTGGAGTTTGGCAAGGAATCCGTTGAAAGGCTGCTGAGGCCGCAAGCGGTGGATTATAACCTGCTGGTGATGGGAGCGATCCTGATTTCCGCCTTGATCAAAGAATGGATGTACCGGTTTGCCAAGTACCTGGCGGAAAAGATTGATTCCGCTGCCCTGCTGGGAGATGCATGGCATCACCGGACCGATGCCTTTGCTTCCCTGGGGGTGGGAATAGGACTGTTAGGAGTGTTGCTGGGTTACCCGAGGGTGGATGCTGTCCTGGGTTTAATCGTTTCCGGGCTGATCCTGTTTACCGCTTACGAGATCGGCAAGGACTGTTCGGACCGGCTGCTGGGCCGCAGGCCGCCGGAAGAAATGGTGGCGGCGATCACAGACTGTGCCATGGAGGTCGAAGGAGTTTTAGGTATCCATCGCATTGAACTGCATGAGTACGGCCCCAGGCAATATGTGACGGCCCACTTGGAAGTGGCCCCGGAGCTGGATGTGGTGGAAGCCCACCAAATCAGTGATCTGGTGGAGGAAAGGATCAGCAGGAAACTAGGGGCGTCTGTCTCCATTCATATTGAACCTAAAATCTGA
- a CDS encoding xanthine phosphoribosyltransferase: MELLKERILQEGQVLSDVILKVDSFLNHQIDPMLMVAIGEEFKRRFAGEEITKVLTVEASGIAVALMTGLVLKVPVVFAKKKQATTISGNVFSGTVYSYTRQETYDIVVQDTYLKPEDKVLIIDDFLATGEASQGLVSIVEQSGAQLVGVGIVIEKLFQSGGQQLRDRGIRVESLVQIKSMHDGRVEFA, translated from the coding sequence ATCAGATGTCATTCTAAAAGTGGATTCTTTTCTTAATCACCAGATTGATCCCATGTTGATGGTGGCCATTGGCGAGGAATTTAAGCGGCGGTTTGCCGGGGAAGAGATTACCAAGGTGCTGACCGTGGAGGCATCGGGGATCGCGGTGGCTTTGATGACCGGCCTGGTGCTGAAGGTTCCCGTGGTCTTTGCCAAAAAGAAACAAGCTACCACCATATCAGGCAACGTCTTTTCCGGGACCGTCTATTCTTATACCAGGCAGGAGACATACGACATCGTGGTCCAGGATACCTATTTAAAGCCGGAGGACAAGGTCTTAATTATCGATGACTTCCTGGCTACCGGGGAAGCATCCCAAGGCCTGGTTTCCATCGTGGAGCAGTCCGGTGCCCAGCTGGTAGGAGTAGGGATTGTCATTGAGAAACTATTCCAAAGCGGGGGGCAGCAGTTGAGGGACAGGGGGATCCGGGTCGAGTCCCTGGTCCAGATCAAGAGCATGCATGACGGGCGGGTTGAATTTGCTTAA
- the polX gene encoding DNA polymerase/3'-5' exonuclease PolX → MDQKQVAAVLHEIGVLLELSGEQPFKSRAYYNGARTVEMLTEDLEQLVADGKLEALPGIGKTLAANITELVTTGRMQYHEELKAAIPAGVLELLRIPNLGPKKARVLYRELGITSIGELEYACKENRLITLKGFGAKTQEKLLAGIEYLKRFQGHYRLDEAWSQAVEMLDELKNHAGVVEAEIAGSIRRAGEIVKDVDLVAGAREPAQVTAYFIGLPQVEEVVAREDARARVKLQSGITADLLVVEPHQFVYALHHCTGSRAHLEALEELAKNMKLTVNEYGIFHGDELLRCGHEEELYRTLGLDYIPPELRENLGEIEASLAGRLPHLVEMTDIKGVFHVHTDYSDGSHTLEQMVAGAVQKGYRYIGIADHSQSAFYAGGLKEADIRRQHEEIRSLQEKYPEILIFKGIEADILADGSLDYDDEILALFDFVIASVHHFQPGKDLTERLLKAVSHPAVTILGHPTGRLLLAREGYRVDMEAVLAALRQYQVAVELNASPARLDLDWRYFRRAKELGVKVSINPDAHRVEDLDHTFYGVLMARKGWLEAGDVFNAMGPRKMKRYLEERRSRWAG, encoded by the coding sequence GTGGATCAAAAACAGGTAGCGGCAGTTTTACATGAGATAGGGGTGCTCCTGGAATTAAGCGGAGAGCAGCCTTTTAAATCCCGGGCCTATTATAACGGGGCCCGCACCGTGGAAATGCTCACGGAAGACTTGGAGCAGCTGGTGGCGGACGGGAAGCTGGAAGCATTGCCGGGCATCGGCAAGACACTGGCTGCCAACATTACCGAGCTGGTGACCACCGGCCGCATGCAGTACCACGAAGAACTCAAAGCGGCCATTCCCGCCGGTGTGCTGGAGTTGTTAAGAATACCGAACCTAGGACCGAAAAAGGCCAGGGTTCTATACCGGGAATTGGGCATCACCAGTATCGGTGAATTGGAATATGCCTGTAAGGAAAACCGTTTAATCACCCTCAAAGGGTTTGGGGCCAAGACCCAGGAGAAACTGCTGGCCGGGATCGAATACCTGAAACGGTTTCAGGGGCATTACCGGCTGGATGAGGCCTGGTCCCAAGCTGTGGAAATGCTGGATGAATTGAAGAACCATGCGGGGGTAGTGGAGGCCGAAATTGCCGGCAGTATCAGGCGGGCCGGGGAAATTGTGAAGGATGTGGACCTGGTGGCCGGTGCCCGGGAGCCGGCGCAGGTAACGGCCTATTTCATTGGACTGCCGCAAGTGGAAGAGGTAGTGGCCCGGGAAGATGCCAGGGCCAGGGTGAAGCTCCAAAGCGGGATCACGGCGGATTTGCTGGTGGTCGAACCGCACCAGTTTGTCTATGCCCTGCACCATTGTACCGGCAGCCGCGCTCATCTTGAGGCGCTGGAGGAGCTGGCGAAAAACATGAAGCTGACCGTCAATGAGTACGGCATCTTTCACGGAGATGAGTTATTACGGTGCGGCCATGAAGAGGAGTTATACCGGACCCTGGGCCTGGATTATATTCCTCCCGAGCTCCGGGAAAACCTGGGAGAAATTGAAGCCTCCCTGGCAGGAAGACTGCCTCATTTAGTAGAAATGACAGACATCAAAGGCGTTTTCCATGTGCATACGGACTACAGTGACGGCAGCCATACCCTGGAGCAGATGGTGGCCGGGGCGGTGCAAAAGGGTTACCGCTACATCGGGATTGCTGACCACAGCCAATCGGCTTTTTATGCCGGGGGATTAAAAGAGGCCGATATCCGCCGCCAGCATGAGGAAATCCGGTCCCTGCAGGAAAAGTACCCGGAAATCCTGATTTTCAAAGGTATTGAGGCTGACATTTTGGCCGACGGCTCCTTGGATTACGATGATGAAATCTTGGCTTTGTTTGATTTCGTCATCGCTTCCGTGCATCATTTCCAGCCGGGCAAAGATCTAACGGAACGGTTATTGAAGGCCGTTTCCCACCCGGCGGTGACGATTCTCGGCCATCCCACCGGCCGGCTGCTGTTGGCCAGGGAAGGGTACCGGGTGGATATGGAAGCGGTTTTGGCGGCTTTGCGTCAATACCAGGTGGCGGTGGAGCTCAACGCTTCACCGGCAAGACTGGACCTGGATTGGCGGTATTTCCGGCGGGCGAAAGAACTGGGTGTGAAGGTGAGCATCAATCCGGATGCCCACCGGGTAGAGGACCTGGATCATACCTTTTATGGAGTGTTGATGGCCCGTAAGGGCTGGTTGGAAGCGGGAGACGTGTTTAATGCCATGGGTCCGAGAAAAATGAAACGATACTTGGAAGAACGCCGCAGCCGGTGGGCCGGTTAA